One part of the Trichomycterus rosablanca isolate fTriRos1 chromosome 25, fTriRos1.hap1, whole genome shotgun sequence genome encodes these proteins:
- the LOC134302660 gene encoding uncharacterized protein LOC134302660 isoform X2: MSCLCFCWPRRHRPSPHHAERAGPEPQAAVTELKTKKKKKWSFKRFLGIFRKKNKVGVEVPHQDQAEEGKVLQQVVEAANGVELPGVPERTSPENAAPEAEGLEEIINISSSTVKLLEEELVIIDLEREEDTTEKISRDMDAVEAEVAVEMIQDVSDAQADDASELLIVDLEESEEATEKPLDGRDGDDKALEELVNIDPVERDGDTGRFDKNEDLISSDLDTTENTWISRVNGPAEAERAGQKKRDGGNELAFLQLLMRESKQTTEKVLDKGDMIIIDLEKPEDTTQKGLISSNIDTEKAEMMMEKLLINDPQERMKVDVKDDKTLNKLMKTDQSKLEIIEIDDFKDNMEMPLDVEDVDAESVKDSSIIDLKKAEDTSQKILISRDMVNMEAKVAMKKVWQISEAHDDAFKELLITDLEENEEETTETPQTADVRAAEVKEEASKKKNNNKEETEMLDLDVKVDVTESPKNVVPEVGKAKSRRPAGSPMDDDALAEILKRQVKKLKRVRFILPIENGMSAGDLFHDIKFPSTKKEEDL; the protein is encoded by the exons ATGAGCTGTCTGTGCTTCTGCTGGCCGAGACGCCACCGGCCCTCTCCCCATCACGCCGAGCGGGCGGGGCCTGAGCCTCAGGCCGCAGTCACGGAACTCAAAaccaagaaaaagaagaagtggAGCTTTAAGAGATTTCTAGGGATCTTTAGGAAGAAGAATAAGGTGGGCGTCGAGGTACCACACCAGGACCAGGCTGAGGAAGGAAAGGTCCTTCAGCAGGTGGTGGAAGCTGCTAATGGGGTGGAGCTGCCGGGGGTTCCTGAGAGAACCAGCCCGGAGAACGCAGCTCCCGAAGCTGAAGGCCTTGAAGAGATAATAAACATCAGCTCTTCCACTGTGAAGCTTTTGGAGGAAGAGCTGGTCATCATCGACCTGGAGAGGGAGGAGGACACCACCGAGAAGATCTCCAGAGACATGGATGCTGTGGAAGCTGAGGTGGCAGTGGAGATGATCCAGGATGTCAGTGATGCTCAAGCTGATGATGCTTCTGAGCTCCTGATTGTTGACCTGGAGGAAAGCGAGGAAGCCACCGAGAAGCCTTTGGATGGAAGAGACGGTGATGATAAAGCTCTTGAAGAACTCGTgaatattgaccctgtggagagAGATGGAGACACGGGGAGGTTTGACAAAAATGAGGATCTGATCAGCAGTGACCTGGACACCACCGAGAACACTTGGATCTCCAGAGTTAATGGACCTGCGGAGGCTGAGAGGGCAGGACAGAAGAAACGGGATGGCGGTAACGAGCTTGCTTTTTTACAGCTCCTAATGCGTGAAAGCAAGCAAACCACTGAGAAGGTACTGGATAAAGGAGATATGATCATCATCGACCTAGAGAAGCCGGAGGACACCACCCAAAAGGGTTTGATCTCCAGTAATATTGATACTGAAAAGGCTGAGATGATGATGGAGAAGCTCCTGATCAATGACCCTCAGGAAAGGATGAAGGTGGATGTAAAGGACGACAAAACTTTGAACAAGCTTATGAAGACTGACCAGTCTAAGCTGGAGATCATCGAAATCGATGATTTTAAGGACAATATGGAGATGCCTCTGGATGTTGAAGATGTCGACGCTGAATCTGTAAAAGATTCGAGCATTATCGACCTGAAGAAGGCAGAGGACACCAGCCAGAAGATTCTAATCTCCAGAGACATGGTTAATATGGAGGCTAAGGTGGCAATGAAAAAGGTTTGGCAGATCAGTGAAGCTCATGATGATGCTTTCAAAGAGCTACTGATAACTGACCTGGAGGAAAACGAGGAGGAAACCACCGAGACGCCTCAGACTGCCGATGTGAGAGCTGCCGAGGTCAAGGAGGAAGCCAGcaagaaaaagaacaacaacaaagaaG aaaccgAGATGCTGGATCTGGATGTGAAGGTTGACGTCACTGAAAGTCCTAAGAACGTCGTTCCGGAGGTTGGTAAAGCCAAAAGCCGCCGGCCTG CTGGGAGCCCGATGGATGACGACGCCTTGGCTGAGATTTTGAAGCGCCAGGTGAAGAAGCTGAAAAGAGTGAGATTCATCCTCCCTatag AAAATGGGATGAGTGCAGGTGATCTTTTTCATGACATCAAATTTCCAAgcacaaaaaaagaagaagaccTGTAG
- the LOC134302660 gene encoding uncharacterized protein LOC134302660 isoform X1, with the protein MSCLCFCWPRRHRPSPHHAERAGPEPQAAVTELKTKKKKKWSFKRFLGIFRKKNKVGVEVPHQDQAEEGKVLQQVVEAANGVELPGVPERTSPENAAPEAEGLEEIINISSSTVKLLEEELVIIDLEREEDTTEKISRDMDAVEAEVAVEMIQDVSDAQADDASELLIVDLEESEEATEKPLDGRDGDDKALEELVNIDPVERDGDTGRFDKNEDLISSDLDTTENTWISRVNGPAEAERAGQKKRDGGNELAFLQLLMRESKQTTEKVLDKGDMIIIDLEKPEDTTQKGLISSNIDTEKAEMMMEKLLINDPQERMKVDVKDDKTLNKLMKTDQSKLEIIEIDDFKDNMEMPLDVEDVDAESVKDSSIIDLKKAEDTSQKILISRDMVNMEAKVAMKKVWQISEAHDDAFKELLITDLEENEEETTETPQTADVRAAEVKEEASKKKNNNKEAETEMLDLDVKVDVTESPKNVVPEVGKAKSRRPAGSPMDDDALAEILKRQVKKLKRVRFILPIENGMSAGDLFHDIKFPSTKKEEDL; encoded by the exons ATGAGCTGTCTGTGCTTCTGCTGGCCGAGACGCCACCGGCCCTCTCCCCATCACGCCGAGCGGGCGGGGCCTGAGCCTCAGGCCGCAGTCACGGAACTCAAAaccaagaaaaagaagaagtggAGCTTTAAGAGATTTCTAGGGATCTTTAGGAAGAAGAATAAGGTGGGCGTCGAGGTACCACACCAGGACCAGGCTGAGGAAGGAAAGGTCCTTCAGCAGGTGGTGGAAGCTGCTAATGGGGTGGAGCTGCCGGGGGTTCCTGAGAGAACCAGCCCGGAGAACGCAGCTCCCGAAGCTGAAGGCCTTGAAGAGATAATAAACATCAGCTCTTCCACTGTGAAGCTTTTGGAGGAAGAGCTGGTCATCATCGACCTGGAGAGGGAGGAGGACACCACCGAGAAGATCTCCAGAGACATGGATGCTGTGGAAGCTGAGGTGGCAGTGGAGATGATCCAGGATGTCAGTGATGCTCAAGCTGATGATGCTTCTGAGCTCCTGATTGTTGACCTGGAGGAAAGCGAGGAAGCCACCGAGAAGCCTTTGGATGGAAGAGACGGTGATGATAAAGCTCTTGAAGAACTCGTgaatattgaccctgtggagagAGATGGAGACACGGGGAGGTTTGACAAAAATGAGGATCTGATCAGCAGTGACCTGGACACCACCGAGAACACTTGGATCTCCAGAGTTAATGGACCTGCGGAGGCTGAGAGGGCAGGACAGAAGAAACGGGATGGCGGTAACGAGCTTGCTTTTTTACAGCTCCTAATGCGTGAAAGCAAGCAAACCACTGAGAAGGTACTGGATAAAGGAGATATGATCATCATCGACCTAGAGAAGCCGGAGGACACCACCCAAAAGGGTTTGATCTCCAGTAATATTGATACTGAAAAGGCTGAGATGATGATGGAGAAGCTCCTGATCAATGACCCTCAGGAAAGGATGAAGGTGGATGTAAAGGACGACAAAACTTTGAACAAGCTTATGAAGACTGACCAGTCTAAGCTGGAGATCATCGAAATCGATGATTTTAAGGACAATATGGAGATGCCTCTGGATGTTGAAGATGTCGACGCTGAATCTGTAAAAGATTCGAGCATTATCGACCTGAAGAAGGCAGAGGACACCAGCCAGAAGATTCTAATCTCCAGAGACATGGTTAATATGGAGGCTAAGGTGGCAATGAAAAAGGTTTGGCAGATCAGTGAAGCTCATGATGATGCTTTCAAAGAGCTACTGATAACTGACCTGGAGGAAAACGAGGAGGAAACCACCGAGACGCCTCAGACTGCCGATGTGAGAGCTGCCGAGGTCAAGGAGGAAGCCAGcaagaaaaagaacaacaacaaagaaG cagaaaccgAGATGCTGGATCTGGATGTGAAGGTTGACGTCACTGAAAGTCCTAAGAACGTCGTTCCGGAGGTTGGTAAAGCCAAAAGCCGCCGGCCTG CTGGGAGCCCGATGGATGACGACGCCTTGGCTGAGATTTTGAAGCGCCAGGTGAAGAAGCTGAAAAGAGTGAGATTCATCCTCCCTatag AAAATGGGATGAGTGCAGGTGATCTTTTTCATGACATCAAATTTCCAAgcacaaaaaaagaagaagaccTGTAG